A window of the Synechococcus sp. JA-3-3Ab genome harbors these coding sequences:
- the larB gene encoding nickel pincer cofactor biosynthesis protein LarB, protein MPDPTQTLWELFQAVAQGQLSAEQALQACRFLPFEEVGDFAHVDHHRPLRTGFPEAVWGPGKTPEQIAQILERLHWQGSLAVATRVEASTYAQIRRWLPQAQYSAVARLCWIPAQQTLRRPGQISVISAGTADVPVAEEAALTAELAGFQVKRLWDVGVAGIHRLLHHRAALEADVLIVVAGMEGALASVVAGLADCPVIAVPTSIGYGASFQGLAALLTMLNSCAPGVGVVNIDNGFGAAILAGQILRCGQRLASRLPSPASPGEGEG, encoded by the coding sequence ATGCCCGACCCAACCCAAACCTTGTGGGAACTGTTCCAAGCGGTGGCCCAAGGGCAGCTCTCTGCCGAGCAAGCCCTGCAGGCCTGTCGCTTTTTGCCCTTCGAGGAGGTAGGAGACTTCGCCCATGTGGATCACCACCGTCCTTTACGCACCGGCTTTCCCGAAGCGGTGTGGGGGCCGGGCAAAACTCCTGAGCAGATTGCCCAGATCCTGGAACGGCTCCACTGGCAGGGATCCCTGGCCGTGGCCACCCGAGTGGAAGCTTCTACCTATGCTCAGATCCGCCGCTGGCTGCCCCAGGCGCAGTATTCCGCGGTGGCCCGCCTGTGCTGGATCCCGGCCCAGCAGACCCTCCGCCGTCCCGGCCAGATTAGCGTGATCTCCGCCGGCACCGCCGATGTGCCGGTGGCCGAGGAGGCCGCTCTCACCGCCGAGCTGGCTGGGTTTCAGGTCAAGCGCCTCTGGGATGTGGGAGTGGCCGGGATCCATCGCCTGCTGCACCACCGCGCCGCCCTGGAAGCCGATGTGCTGATCGTGGTGGCGGGCATGGAGGGGGCCTTGGCCAGCGTGGTGGCGGGCCTGGCCGATTGCCCGGTGATCGCCGTGCCCACCAGCATCGGCTACGGGGCCAGCTTCCAGGGCTTGGCTGCCCTGCTGACCATGCTCAACTCCTGTGCTCCTGGGGTGGGGGTAGTGAACATCGACAACGGCTTTGGGGCTGCGATTCTGGCCGGCCAGATCCTGCGCTGTGGCCAGCGGCTGGCGTCGCGATTGCCCTCGCCTGCATCCCCTGGAGAGGGAGAAGGTTAA
- a CDS encoding universal stress protein — translation MFKSLLIATDCRDGLQRFGKCLEELYLNGIERVAFVHSVARQDDDIGLPEDLTPKVQAQQARLHKVLSAVPAGLEVEVLVQAGKAVDLILRGIQTCSSDLLITGMGIHDLLTEKLFGSTTLELLPKLTIPVMVMRPQLIAAFTLEELRLRSRHLFRSLLVPFDFEEPRRQLLSRLGQLLPGTSQCQAITLLYVVDPSARRNQGSPAEELKRRAEADLARLVEPLVEQVKPVQLRALVRVGSPLQEILATAADEDMTAIATASPRVGSFWEWSVRSLTGEILRQSWHPVLFFPRGSLAQ, via the coding sequence ATGTTCAAAAGCCTGTTGATCGCCACCGATTGCCGCGATGGACTGCAGCGTTTTGGCAAATGCCTAGAAGAGCTTTACCTGAATGGGATTGAGCGCGTTGCCTTTGTGCATAGCGTCGCTCGGCAGGACGACGACATTGGCCTTCCCGAAGACCTCACCCCCAAAGTGCAGGCGCAACAGGCTCGCTTACACAAGGTGTTGAGCGCCGTTCCTGCAGGGCTGGAAGTCGAAGTCTTGGTGCAGGCGGGCAAGGCGGTGGATCTGATTTTAAGAGGGATCCAAACCTGCAGCTCCGACTTGCTAATCACAGGCATGGGGATCCACGATCTGCTCACCGAAAAACTGTTTGGAAGCACCACCTTGGAGCTGCTGCCGAAGCTGACCATCCCGGTAATGGTGATGCGTCCGCAACTCATCGCCGCCTTTACTCTGGAAGAATTGCGCCTGCGCAGCCGCCACCTATTTCGCTCCCTCCTAGTGCCTTTTGACTTTGAGGAGCCCCGCCGGCAGCTCCTCAGCCGTCTTGGCCAACTGCTGCCAGGAACTTCCCAGTGTCAGGCCATTACGCTGCTCTATGTGGTGGATCCCAGCGCCCGCCGCAACCAGGGATCGCCGGCAGAAGAGCTCAAGCGCAGGGCCGAGGCCGACTTGGCCCGGTTAGTCGAACCGCTGGTCGAGCAGGTAAAACCGGTGCAGTTGCGGGCCTTGGTGCGGGTGGGATCCCCGCTTCAGGAAATCCTAGCCACCGCCGCCGATGAGGACATGACCGCCATTGCCACCGCCTCGCCGCGGGTGGGCAGCTTCTGGGAGTGGTCGGTTCGCAGCCTCACTGGCGAGATCCTGCGGCAAAGTTGGCATCCGGTGTTGTTTTTCCCGCGCGGGTCTTTGGCCCAGTAG
- the dnaB gene encoding replicative DNA helicase, protein MISDYDLTGGDRLPPQNIEAEEEILGGILLDPEAMARVAELLRPEMFYLSAHQEIYRAALQLYSQGQPTDLTTVSAWLADHQLLERVGGTAAIRRLVEQTVSSVNIDQYARLVVDKYMRRRLIQVSNTLARLAYDTSQPLPQLLDRAEQEVFSLTQERVQRSLVPASEVLVNIFSELEERFQSGAQIPGIPTKFIDLDNLTQGLQRSDLVILAGRPSMGKTSLALNIAQNVAAYVKQPVAIFSLEMSREQLVQRLLASEARIDSSRLRSGRISENEWQRLGQAIGFLSQLPLFIDDTPNCTVTEIRSKARRLQVEQGGTLGLVLIDYLQLIQGSESDNRVQELSRITRGLKALAKELMVPVLVLSQLSRAVESRSDKRPQLADLRESGCLAGDTRVRDVDRGKIWRLEQLAALPPSAELPRLLSLNGRGRLVPQQPVRVFCSGRQPTCLLKTRLNFSIRATGNHPFLTRDGWKTLDELQLEEEVAVVVQEGLIWDPVVFISEPGEPQPVYDIEMPRHHNFVANGLLVHNSIEQDADVVMMIYRPEYYDPNTSDRGIAEVIVAKHRNGPTGTVRLLFESQYTQFRNLADPYR, encoded by the coding sequence GTGATTAGCGATTACGACCTGACCGGTGGGGATCGGCTTCCGCCTCAGAACATAGAAGCTGAGGAGGAGATCTTGGGCGGCATCCTCCTTGACCCTGAGGCGATGGCGCGGGTGGCGGAGCTCTTGCGGCCTGAGATGTTCTACCTCTCCGCCCACCAGGAGATCTACCGGGCTGCTCTGCAGTTGTACAGCCAGGGCCAGCCCACTGACCTGACCACTGTTTCTGCCTGGTTGGCAGATCACCAGCTCTTGGAGCGGGTGGGAGGAACGGCGGCAATTCGCCGCCTAGTGGAGCAGACGGTTAGCAGTGTCAACATTGACCAGTATGCCCGTCTGGTGGTGGACAAATACATGCGCCGCCGGCTGATTCAAGTCAGCAACACCTTGGCGCGTCTGGCCTACGACACTAGCCAGCCTCTCCCTCAGCTCCTGGATCGAGCCGAGCAAGAGGTGTTCAGCCTCACCCAGGAACGGGTGCAGCGCAGCCTTGTTCCAGCCTCGGAAGTTTTGGTAAACATCTTCTCAGAGTTGGAGGAGAGGTTCCAGAGCGGGGCTCAGATCCCTGGGATCCCGACCAAATTCATTGACCTCGACAACCTGACCCAGGGCTTGCAGCGGTCGGATTTGGTCATCCTAGCCGGCCGTCCCTCGATGGGAAAGACCAGCCTGGCTCTTAACATTGCCCAAAATGTGGCTGCCTACGTCAAGCAACCGGTGGCCATCTTCAGCCTGGAGATGTCGCGGGAGCAACTGGTGCAGCGGCTCTTGGCCAGCGAGGCGCGCATTGATAGTAGCCGTCTGCGATCCGGGCGCATCAGCGAGAATGAGTGGCAACGCCTGGGGCAGGCGATTGGCTTTTTGTCGCAACTGCCTTTGTTTATCGACGACACGCCCAACTGCACGGTTACAGAAATTCGCTCTAAGGCGCGGCGTCTGCAGGTGGAGCAAGGAGGGACGTTGGGGTTGGTGTTGATCGACTACTTGCAGCTAATCCAGGGATCTGAGTCCGACAACCGGGTGCAGGAATTGTCGCGCATTACCCGCGGCCTCAAGGCGCTAGCCAAAGAGCTGATGGTGCCGGTGCTGGTGCTATCTCAGCTCAGCCGGGCAGTGGAGTCGCGCTCAGACAAGCGTCCGCAACTGGCAGATTTGCGGGAGTCGGGTTGTCTAGCCGGCGATACCCGCGTGAGGGACGTGGATCGCGGCAAGATCTGGCGCCTGGAGCAACTGGCAGCCCTGCCGCCTTCAGCAGAACTGCCGCGCCTGCTCAGCCTCAATGGGCGCGGGCGGCTGGTGCCCCAACAGCCAGTGAGGGTATTTTGCAGTGGGCGGCAGCCCACATGTCTTCTAAAAACCCGCCTCAACTTTTCCATTCGTGCCACTGGCAACCACCCTTTCCTAACTCGGGACGGCTGGAAAACCCTCGACGAGCTGCAACTGGAGGAGGAGGTGGCGGTGGTGGTGCAGGAGGGGTTGATCTGGGATCCCGTCGTCTTCATTAGCGAGCCGGGGGAGCCGCAACCGGTTTACGACATCGAGATGCCCCGCCACCACAACTTTGTGGCCAACGGCCTGCTGGTGCACAACAGCATCGAGCAGGATGCCGACGTGGTGATGATGATCTACCGGCCCGAGTACTACGATCCCAACACCAGCGATCGCGGCATTGCCGAGGTGATCGTCGCCAAACATCGCAACGGCCCCACGGGCACGGTGCGCCTTTTGTTTGAAAGCCAGTACACCCAGTTTCGCAACTTGGCGGATCCCTATCGGTGA
- the rplI gene encoding 50S ribosomal protein L9: protein MAKDVQVMLRQAVPGLGKPGEVVSVRPGYARNYLFPRQMAVRLTPGLLKEQQMRREQEAARKLAEKQQAENYKKALETIGRFVIRKKVGEKDLLFGQVTASDIAEVVLATSGLDIDRRNVLLDEEIKKTGVYLVQVKLHPEVTATLRIQVTPE from the coding sequence ATGGCAAAAGATGTGCAGGTGATGCTGCGCCAGGCGGTTCCTGGGCTCGGCAAGCCGGGAGAGGTGGTGAGTGTCAGGCCGGGCTATGCCCGCAACTACCTTTTCCCGCGGCAGATGGCGGTGCGGCTTACGCCTGGACTTCTCAAGGAGCAGCAGATGCGGCGGGAGCAGGAAGCAGCCCGCAAGCTGGCTGAGAAGCAACAGGCGGAAAACTACAAAAAGGCTTTGGAGACGATTGGCCGTTTTGTCATCCGCAAGAAGGTGGGCGAAAAAGACCTGCTCTTTGGACAGGTAACTGCCAGCGATATTGCCGAGGTGGTGCTGGCTACCAGTGGCCTCGATATCGACCGCCGCAATGTCCTACTCGATGAGGAGATCAAGAAAACTGGGGTTTACCTGGTGCAGGTGAAGTTACACCCCGAGGTTACCGCTACGCTGCGCATTCAGGTCACGCCTGAGTAG
- the pstS gene encoding phosphate ABC transporter substrate-binding protein PstS has translation MSMSHSLGRRSFLKSLSAVAAGFAASQAGWQRVFAQQKTITINGAGATFPAPLYQTWAQEFGKKNPNIQVNYQSVGSGAGRQQFVARTVDFGASDSVPRPEEISKIEGEANPPKGMVAVPMVGGALVAAYNVPGVGPEIRLSRLALANIFLGKIKKWNDPLLAGLNPGVTFPDMPITVVHRSDGSGTTDIFTTHLNAISPEWRQKVGRGSSVNWPTGVGARGNEGVSEQIKQIPGSIGYVEYGFAKLNNLNFARLENRAGKFVVPKVETEQAALARIKLDERLLGVDPDPEGEDSYPIVGYTWILAYQVYPKAETSKAVKEFLRYALTEGQSFAEPLGYVPLPEETRKKALAALEKITP, from the coding sequence ATGTCGATGTCGCATTCCTTGGGTCGTCGTTCTTTCCTCAAGTCCTTGTCGGCAGTTGCTGCGGGTTTTGCGGCAAGTCAGGCCGGCTGGCAGCGAGTGTTTGCCCAGCAGAAGACGATAACCATCAACGGCGCTGGAGCTACCTTCCCGGCCCCCCTCTACCAAACGTGGGCCCAAGAATTTGGCAAGAAAAACCCCAACATCCAAGTCAACTACCAATCGGTGGGGAGCGGCGCTGGCCGTCAGCAATTTGTGGCCCGCACTGTCGACTTCGGCGCCAGTGATAGCGTGCCGCGTCCTGAGGAGATTAGCAAGATTGAGGGTGAAGCCAACCCTCCCAAGGGCATGGTGGCCGTGCCTATGGTGGGCGGGGCATTGGTGGCAGCCTATAACGTCCCCGGCGTAGGTCCTGAAATTCGCCTCTCTCGCCTGGCGCTGGCCAATATCTTCCTGGGCAAGATCAAGAAGTGGAACGATCCGCTGCTGGCTGGCCTTAACCCAGGGGTGACTTTCCCAGATATGCCGATTACTGTTGTGCACCGCTCTGATGGCAGTGGCACCACCGACATCTTTACCACCCACCTCAACGCCATTAGCCCCGAATGGCGGCAAAAAGTGGGCCGTGGCTCTTCCGTGAACTGGCCAACTGGCGTGGGAGCTCGCGGTAACGAAGGCGTTTCTGAACAAATCAAGCAGATTCCTGGCTCAATCGGCTATGTGGAGTACGGCTTTGCTAAGCTCAACAACCTAAATTTCGCTCGCCTGGAAAACCGGGCAGGCAAGTTCGTCGTCCCCAAAGTTGAGACGGAGCAGGCAGCGCTGGCGAGAATCAAGCTCGACGAGCGGCTGCTGGGGGTTGACCCAGATCCCGAAGGGGAAGACTCCTACCCCATTGTGGGCTACACGTGGATCTTGGCTTACCAAGTCTACCCCAAAGCTGAAACCTCCAAGGCTGTCAAAGAGTTTCTTCGCTACGCCCTCACCGAAGGGCAATCCTTTGCGGAGCCGCTGGGCTATGTGCCTTTGCCGGAGGAAACGCGGAAGAAAGCTCTGGCTGCCCTGGAAAAAATCACTCCGTAG
- the pstC gene encoding phosphate ABC transporter permease subunit PstC — translation MTTTFSESSSLFRPRPVFQRRRDWLFIWATRIAVFFSAFLLLWIALEIGIQALPAIRKFGLGFFWGTTWDPVENIYSAWPQIYGTLVTSLIALIVGVPLSFGISIFLSEDFLPKPLRTALIIVVELLAAIPSVVYGIWGLFIFIPFFRPIQMFLFQHFNWLPIFSTPPVGPGMLTSGVVLGIMIIPIITAIAREMLVSVPPELRAAAYAMGATRWEAIFGVVLPAAIGGLLGAVVLGLGRALGETMAVAMLIGNARGISISLLAPASNIPALLANEFAEAGPEQVAALMYLALILLAITLVVNIAAELMIRRVKFALTASWE, via the coding sequence ATGACCACTACCTTTTCGGAGAGCAGTTCTCTATTTCGGCCCCGGCCCGTCTTCCAGCGCCGGCGCGACTGGCTATTTATTTGGGCAACGCGGATCGCCGTCTTTTTCTCGGCTTTCCTACTGTTGTGGATTGCCCTGGAGATTGGGATTCAGGCGCTACCTGCCATTCGGAAGTTCGGGCTGGGCTTTTTCTGGGGCACCACCTGGGATCCTGTTGAGAACATTTACAGTGCTTGGCCCCAGATCTACGGCACGCTGGTAACTTCTCTGATTGCTCTGATCGTGGGCGTTCCCTTAAGCTTTGGCATCTCCATCTTTTTGAGCGAGGACTTTTTGCCCAAGCCTTTGCGCACAGCCTTGATCATCGTGGTGGAGCTGCTGGCAGCCATTCCCAGTGTGGTCTACGGCATTTGGGGGTTGTTTATCTTCATCCCCTTCTTCCGCCCTATACAGATGTTTTTGTTCCAGCACTTCAACTGGCTGCCCATTTTCAGCACACCACCAGTAGGGCCTGGGATGTTGACATCGGGGGTTGTCTTGGGGATCATGATCATCCCCATCATTACTGCCATCGCCAGGGAAATGCTGGTGTCCGTTCCGCCAGAGTTGCGGGCGGCTGCCTATGCGATGGGAGCCACTCGCTGGGAAGCCATCTTTGGTGTCGTGCTGCCGGCAGCAATTGGCGGCCTCCTGGGAGCGGTGGTTTTGGGTTTGGGACGCGCCCTAGGGGAGACGATGGCAGTAGCGATGCTGATTGGGAATGCCCGCGGCATTAGCATCTCGCTTCTGGCTCCTGCCAGCAACATTCCAGCCCTATTGGCCAACGAGTTTGCGGAAGCGGGCCCCGAGCAGGTTGCAGCACTTATGTATTTGGCCTTGATTCTGTTAGCCATCACTCTGGTGGTTAACATTGCGGCGGAGCTGATGATACGCCGTGTCAAGTTTGCGCTAACAGCTTCGTGGGAGTAG
- the pstA gene encoding phosphate ABC transporter permease PstA — translation MTAQVQAVEQGNLFKRRAKPWQRIFLDVGMTALTTISSIFAIFVLALILYYVFTRGIERLNWQTLTQLPPPPGDQVGGFGNAVLGTIIVVSIAISITFPIGLFAAIYLSEFGKNSPTASFLRFIIKVLTGVPSIIAGVFAYGVLVLSSKTFSALAGGMALSVLTLPIIILSSEEALRLVPADTRAAAYALGASRVQTVFRVVLPAALPVILTGVTLAIARAAGETAPLIFTALFSFLWPSGLLKPVASLAVLIYNFALVPFENQQKLAWGGALALVILVLITTVSFRLLVSRRQEVITI, via the coding sequence ATGACAGCGCAAGTGCAGGCGGTAGAGCAAGGCAATTTGTTTAAGCGCAGAGCGAAGCCCTGGCAGCGCATCTTCTTGGATGTAGGAATGACAGCGCTGACAACTATCTCCAGCATCTTCGCCATTTTTGTGCTGGCTCTCATCCTCTACTACGTTTTCACCAGGGGCATCGAGCGCCTGAACTGGCAGACGCTGACCCAGCTTCCCCCTCCTCCGGGCGATCAGGTGGGCGGATTTGGCAATGCGGTGCTGGGGACGATTATTGTGGTGTCGATTGCTATCTCCATCACATTCCCCATTGGTCTATTCGCAGCCATCTATCTCTCGGAGTTTGGCAAAAACAGCCCCACGGCCTCCTTTCTGCGCTTCATTATCAAGGTGTTGACGGGGGTTCCCTCCATCATTGCCGGGGTGTTTGCCTATGGGGTGCTGGTGCTTTCCTCCAAAACCTTCTCGGCCCTTGCCGGCGGGATGGCTCTATCGGTGCTGACCCTGCCTATCATCATTTTGTCCAGTGAAGAGGCGCTGCGCCTGGTGCCGGCCGATACGCGGGCTGCTGCCTATGCGTTGGGGGCTTCGCGAGTGCAGACGGTGTTTCGCGTGGTGTTGCCAGCGGCTCTGCCGGTGATCCTGACGGGGGTGACGTTGGCCATTGCCCGCGCTGCAGGTGAGACGGCGCCCCTGATCTTCACGGCTTTGTTTAGCTTTCTCTGGCCCAGCGGTTTGTTGAAGCCAGTGGCCTCGCTGGCTGTGTTGATCTACAACTTTGCCCTTGTCCCCTTTGAAAACCAGCAGAAGCTTGCCTGGGGAGGGGCTTTGGCTCTGGTGATTTTGGTCCTGATTACCACCGTCAGTTTCCGGCTCCTTGTGAGTCGTCGCCAAGAAGTCATCACTATCTAA